The Terrirubrum flagellatum nucleotide sequence TGTTTGCGCTGGCAAATTCGGACGTCGGGGTGGATATGTCCAGCCTGTTCCACCGCGCCGCGCAGTGGACAGCCATGCGCGGCAGAAGATATGCCGGCAAATCTTTCATCCGTCCTGAACCTCGCCAGCCGAACCCATGACGTTCTCGCCCACCGCCCTCGACGTGATCTGCATCGGCCGCTCCTCGGTCGATCTCTATGGCCAGCAGATCGGCGGGCGGCTTGAGGACGTGGCGACGTTCTCGAAAGCGGTCGGCGGCTGCCCCGCCAACATCTCGATCGGCGCGGCGCGGCTTGGGCTGAGATCGGCCGTCATCACGCGCGTCGGCGACGAGCAGATGGGCCGCTACATCATCGAGCAGCTCGGGCGCGAAGGCGTCGAGACGCGCGGCGTGACAATCGACAAGGAGCGGCTCACCGCGCTGGTGCTGCTCGGCGTGCGCGACGACCACAGCTTCCCGCACATCTTCTATCGCAGCGACTGCGCCGACATGGCGCTGTGCGAAGACGACATCGAGGAAGACTTCATCGCCTCCTCGGCCGCGGTGCTCGTCACCGGCACGCATTTCTCGAAGCCAAACCCCGAAGCCGCGCAGAAGAAGGCGATCCGGCTCGCGAAGGCGCATGGCCGCAAGGTGCTCTTCGACATCGATTATCGCCCCAACCTCTGGGGGCTTGCTGGCCACGCCGCCGGCGAAGAGCGCTATCGCGCCTCGCAGATCGTCACCGGAAAACTGCAGACCGTGCTGCCGTTCTGCGACGTGATCGTCGGCACGGAAGAGGAACTGCATATCGCCGGCGGCTCGGAAAACACGCTGGAGACGCTGCGAAAAATCCGCGCGCTGGCGCCCAAGGCGCTCATCGTGGCGAAGCGCGGCCCCATGGGCTGCGTCTGTTTTCCCGGCGACATTCCCGCTTCTCTCGAAGACGGCGTGAAGGGCCCCGGCTATCCCGTCGACGTGCTCAACACGCTCGGCGCCGGCGACGGCTTCATGGGCGGCTTCCTGCGCGGTTATCTCCGAGACGAGCCGCTGGAAAAGACGTGCGCCTTCGCCAACGCCGGCGGCGCCTTCGCGGTGTCGCGCCTGCTCTGTTCGGCTGAATATCCGACGCAGCCGGAAATGGCGCATTTTCTCGCCCATGGCGCATCGAGCCGTCGCCTGCGCGAGGATGTGGCGCTGACACATATCCATCGCGCCACGACGCGGCGGCCGCGCTCGTCCGACGAACTCATGGCGCTCGCGATCGACCATCGCTCGCAGATGGAGGCGATGGCCGACGACGCCGGCGCTTCTTACGACCGCATCGCAGCCTTCAAGCTTCTCGCGCTAGACGCCTGCCTCAAAGTTGCGAACGGACGCACGGGCTTCGGCATGCTGCTCGACGAAAAATACGGACGGCAGGCGCTCTACAAGGCCGCGGGCCATGATCTCTGGATCGGGCGCCCGGTGGAGCTTCCGGGCTCGCGGCCGCTCGATTTCGAGTATGGCGGCTCGCTCGGCGCGCGCATGATCGAATGGCCAGTCACGCAGACGATCAAATGCCTGTGCTTTTATCATCCCGACGACGGCGATGATCTCAAGGTCGTGCAGGAGCGCGAACTGCTGCGTCTCGCCGACGCCGCAGCGCGCGTCGGCCGCGAACTGCTGGTCGAGATCATCTGCGGCAAGCATGGCGAAATGAAAGACGACACGGTCGCCCACGTCATGGCGCGCCTCTACGCCATCGGCGTGAAGCCGGACTGGTGGAAGCTCGAACCTTTGAGGACGACCGCCGCCTGGAAAGCCGTCGAGACCGAAATCGCGGTCAATGATCCGCTCTGTCGCGGCGTCGTCATGCTTGGCCTCGATGCTCCTGAGAACGAAATCATCGATGCGTTCAGAGCGGCGCGCTCAAGCGCTCGCGTGAAAGGTTTCGCTGTCGGCCGCACCATCTTCGCCGATCCGTTCAAGACGTGGCTGCGCGGCGCGATGAACGATATGCAGGCTGTCGATGAGATGGCCGCGCGCTTCGGCCGCCTCTGCGAAGCGTGGGCGCGCGCGTAAGGTAATTCAGAAAGAAGCGGGGAAACGCGATGACGACAGTCCGGCTGACCATGGCGCAGGCGCTGGTGCGCTACCTCGCCGCGCAGAAGACGGAGATCGCGGGCAAGACGGTTCCGGTCTTCCATGGCGTGTTCGCGATCTTCGGCCATGGCAATGTCGCGGGCCTCGGCGAAGCGCTGCACAGCGCGCGCGATGCGCTGCCGACGTTCCGCGCGCACAACGAGCAAGCGATGGCGCACGCCGCGATCGCTTTCGCGAAAGCGTCGCGGCGCCGACGCATGATGGCCTGCACCACGTCGATCGGGCCCGGCGCGACCAACATGGTCACGGCGGCCGCAGTCGCGCATGTCAATCGTCTGCCGCTCCTCCTCCTCCCCGGCGACGTGTTCGCCAACCGGCGCCCCGATCCAGTGCTGCAACAGATCGAGGATTTCGAGGATGGCACCATTTCAGCCAACGACTGTTTCAAGCCGGTCTCGCGCTATTTCGACCGCATCACGCGGCCCGAACAGATTCTGACGGCGCTGCCGCGCGCCATGTCTGTGCTCACCGATCCCGCGCAATGCGGTCCCGTCACGCTGGCGCTCTGCCAGGACGTGCAGGCGGAAGCGTTCGATTATCCCGAGAGCTTCTTCAACGAGCGCGTCTGGCGCGCGCGGCGCGCATTGCCTGACGCGGACGAATTCGCGGCGGCGGCGGAAGCGATCCAGGAGGCAAAACGGCCTTTCATCATCGCCGGCGGAGGCGTGCTCTATTCCGAAGCCGAACAGGCGCTCGCATCTTTTGCAGCCCAGCGCGGCATTCCCGTCGGCGAAACACAGGCCGGCAAGAGTTCGCTGCCGCGCGATAATGCGATGAATATGGGCTCCGTCGGCGTCACCGGCACGAGCGCGGCGAACGCCTGCGCCGAAGAAGCCGATGTCGTCATCGCGATCGGCACGCGGTTGCAGGATTTCACCACGGGATCCTGGGCTCTTTTCAAGGATCCCACCCGCCGCATCGTGTCGATCAACACGCAGCCTTTCGACGCGGGCAAGCATCGCGCCCTGCCCGTGATCGGCGACGCGCGGGCGACGATCAACGCGCTCCAGCGCGCGCTCGGCGACACCAAGGCGCCGTCCGACTGGACTGAGAAGGCGACGCGCGAACGCGCGACATGGCTTGAAACGTCAGCGAGCTATCTCGCCGCGACAAACTCCGAAGAACCGTCCGACGCGCAAGTGATCGGCGCGGTGATGCGCACGAGCGAGCCGCGCGACGTCGTGCTTTGCGCCGCAGGCGGACTTCCCGGCGAGTTGCACAAGCATTGGCAGGCCGGCGCCGCCGGCGGCTATCACATGGAATATGGCTATTCCTGTATGGGCTATGAGATCGCAGGCGGTCTCGGCGCGAAAATGGCCGATCCCGCCCGCGAAGTGATCGTGATGGTGGGCGACGGCTCCTATCTCATGATGAATTCCGAGATCGCGACATCGGTGATGCTCGGGCAGAAGCTCATCATCGTCGTGCTCGACAACAGAGGCTTCGGCTGCATCAACCGGCTGCAGCGCGGCACGGGCGGCGCGAGCTTCAACAATCTGCTGCGCGATACGCGCCACGAGACGCTTCCCGACATCGATTTTGCGGCGCATGCGGCCAGCCTCGGCGCGATCGCCGAAAAGGTCAGCGGCGTCGCCGATCTCGAGACGGCGCTACGCAAGGCGCGCGCGTCGGCGCGCACGCATGTCATCGTGATCGACACCGATCCGCTTGCCTCGACCGACGCCGGCGGGCATTGGTGGGATGTCGCAGTGCCCGAGGTTTCCGTGCGCGGCGAAGTGAAGGCCGCGCGCGCCGCTTACGAAACGTCGCTCGAAAAGCAGCGGCTCGGTGATTGAGCTTGGCGTTTGAAATTCGCGACTGATTTGGCGCCCGACATCTGGAGTTAGAACGATATGGTCATTCGCATCGGCGCCAATCCCATCGCCTGGTCGAACGATGACGACCAGACCGTTGGCGGCGACACGCCGCTGGAGGTCTGCCTGCTGGAGGCGCAGGAGGCCGGCTTTGTCGGCATGGAGCTCGGCCATAAATTTCCGCGCGCGCCGGCCGACCTGAAAGCCGCGCTCGAGCCTTTCAAGATGGCTTGCATCGGCGGCTGGCATTCGGTCGAACTTCTGCTGCGCGACGCGAAGACGGAGTTCGAGGAATCGGCTGCGCATCGCAAGCTTCTGAAAGCGATGGGCACGACGGTGTTCATCGTTGCGGAGACCTCGAACGCGATCCACGGCAAGCGTGAGATCCCCTTGTCGCAGCGGCCGCATCTGCCGAACGCGGAATGGACTGTCTATGGCGCGCGCATGACCGAATTCGCGGAGCGGCTGCGCGACGAAGGCTTCCAGCTCGTCTATCACTATCACATGGGCACCATCGTGCAGTCGCGCGAGGACATCGCGCGCTTCGTCGATGCGACGGGCGATTCCGTGCATTTCGTGCTCGACACCGGCCACGCCACATGGGGCGGCAGCGATCCCGCCGAGATCGCGCGCAGCTATCGCTCGCGCATCAGCCATGTTCATACCAAGGACGTGCGCGAAAGCGTCATGCGCGAAGCGATCGCGAAGGACTGGAGCTTCCTTCACTCCATCCTCGGCGATGGCGCCAATCTCGGCGTCTACACAGTCCCCGGCGACGGCATGGTCGATTTCGCCGCAGTGTTCCGCGAGCTGAAAGGCTATGAAGGCTGGGTTGTCGTCGAAGCCGAACAGGACCCGAAGAAGGCGCCGGCGCTGCCCTATGCGAAAAAAGGCGTCGCGCATCTGAAACAGGTTTTCGCCGAAACCGGCTTGTCCGCGTGAGGCCGGCATGAGCGGAAAGCTTCTCGTCAAGCCATCAGCGCCGGACGCGCAGGGCCGCATCCACGCGATCACGCCGGAGAGCGCCGGCTGGTCCTATGTCGGCTTCGCCGTGCATCTCATGAAGCCGCGGCAGACTCTCTCCTTCAGCGCCGGCGAAAGCGAACTGTGCTTCGTGCTGGTGGCGGGCGTCGCGAAGATGAGCGTCGACGGCAAGGATTTCGGCCAGCTTGGCCAACGCATGTCGCCGTTCGATGGGCCGCCCTGGGCGCTCTATGCGCCGAAGGGATCAAACATTGTCATTGAAGCGACGAGCGATGTGGAACTCGCCGTCTGTTCCTCTCCCGGCGGCGGCGATTTCAAACCGCGCGTGATCGCGCCGACGCCGGAGGCGCAGCTCACGCGCGGAACCGGCACGAACACGCGCTATCCCTACAACATCCTGCCAGAGGACGAACCGGCGCATTCGCTGCTTGTCGTCGAGGTCATCACGCCCGGCGGCAACTGGTCGAGCTATCCCCCGCACAAGCATGACCGCGACGCCTGGCCCGACGAGACCTATCTCGAAGAGACCTATTATCACCGCCTCAACAGACCGCGCGGTTTTGCGCTCCAGCGCATCTACACCGACGACGGCTCGATCGACGAAACGCTCGCGGCGTCGGACCGCGACGTCGTGCTGGCGCCGAAGGGCTATCATCCTGTCGGCGCGCCGCACGGATACGATCTTTATTATCTCAACGTCATGGCGGGGCCGAAGCGCGCATGGAAATTCCATGTGCATCCTGACTTTCGCTGGATCGCGGGCATGACGAGCGAGCCCGCGGCAACGAAGACCTAAAGTTTCAGCGCGCGCCCTTCGGCGTCATCTTCGGCCAGCGCTTGATGCGCTCATGCCAGCGATTGATGTTGAGGTCGTCCTCGCTGCAATGGACGCGGCCGCGCACCGAAATTCCGGCGTCATGCACGCTATCGGGATCGCCTGATTTGAGCGGATGCCAGTCGTAGAGGTCCTTGCCTTCGGCGACGAGGCGATAGCCGCAGGTCGGCGGCAGCCAGGTCAGTGTGCGAACTTCATGCGGCGTCAGCGTCACGCAATCGGGCACGCGCTTCGCGCGCCTGGGATAATCCGTGCAGCGACAGGTTTTTCCATCCAGAAGCCGGCAGGCGATGTCGGTGTGATGGATTTTGCCCGTGTCCTCGTCCTCGAGCTTGACGAGGCAGCAGCGCGCGCAGCCGTCGCAAAGCGACTCCCACTCCGCCTCCGTCATGTCCTCAAGCGCCTTCGTCCGCCAGAACGGACGAGGCTTTGACGTCCGGCGGGAGACGGACGATCGGCGGGCGGCTTGGCGCGGCATGCGCCTTGCCTAGCCGATCCCTCCGGCAGAGAACAGCAGGCGAAGATTTATTTCGGCGGCAGGATCGCAAGCGGCGTCGCATAGGGCTCGACGCGCAGCGAATTGTTGAACAGCAGGCCGATCTTGTGGAGCGGCGCCTGCTGCAACGAGCCGTCGGCGCCTTTGCGCACCGCGTACTGCCACACGCCGAGCTCGCCCTTCTCTTTCAGCGCGGCGGCGATGTGTTCGGCGTCGAGCGAGCCGGCGGGAACGATCTCGCCGTCCTGCACGCCGATAATGATCTCATCCTTCACGGTCACGACCTTGAACAGCTTTACGGCCGCGGTCTGGGCCTGGGCGGCGCCGACCATCGCTGCGGCGATCACAACGGGAAGGATCATTTTCGAGAGCGAGAGCATGCGAACCTCGGGAGCGGGAAGCGCGCCTTCCCTGCCGTTTCGAGGGGCGGCGTGAAGTGCTCCAGCGCACAATCGCCCGCCGAGATCGGCGCCGCGCCAGATCACGCCGCATTTTGATTGAATCAATCAAATGCGGGAACGTGATCGATTCCAGAAGTCTGGAGCATGGCTCTTGCAGAGCGAACGCTTGCGTTCGTCTCGGAAAAACCGGTTCCCACTTTTTCGCGCCATGCTCCAAGGGTTGCATTCCGCGCGAACCCGGGCGACATCGCCGGCGCTGGGGATGGGTCGATGGACGGCAAGGCGCGCTATATTTTTCCGGTGCTGATGGGCGGCATGATGGCCTTCATGATGACGGCGATCGTGACGGCCGTGAATTTCGGCGGCGTGCCGCCTGACTTCGTCGGGCGCTGGATGCGCGCCTTCATTATCGCCTGGCCCTGCGCCGCCGTGGCCGCCTTCATCGCCGCGCCCTTCGCGAGGCTCTGGACGGCGAAGATCGTGGCGCGGATCGAGAGCAAGTAGACTGCGCTTTGCCCGTAGGCCTGTGACACACTTCTTCGAAAAGATGCATCTTGACGGAACATACAGAGAACATTAACGACAATCTGGGACGAATCAGCGACAGTCTGTCCAGATTCAGTCCCAGCGAGGCCCCCATGAGCCGCCCCCAATCAGCCTTGGAATTTGAACGCGCGAGGACGACCTGCGGGATGTCGGTGGCCGAGGCAGCCGCCTATCTTGGTCTCTGTGAGAGGACTATTCAACGCTACGAAAGCGGGGAAACCCGCGCATCACCTGTTGCTATCAAATGGCTTCAGGAGCATGCAGCCCAGCTCGCTGCCCTCCATTCGAAAAGCGCCGAATTCACGTTCATTGATTTGTTCGCCGGGATAGGCGGTCTTCGGAAAGGCTTTGAGCACATTGGCGGCAAGTGCATTTTCACTTGCGAATGGGATCAATACAGCCGGAAAACATACAAGGAAAATTATTCGGTTGATCACGAATTTGGCGGCGATATTCGCGAGTTCGCTGCGCAACCAGAGCGCATTCCAAAGCATGATGTTCTTTTGGCCGGGTTTCCTTGCCAGCCATTCTCGATCGCCGGCGTCTCAAAGAAGAATGCCCTCGGCCGCCCGCACGGCTTTCTCTGCGATACGCAGGGCACCCTGTTTTTTGATCTCGCTCAAATCATCGCGCATCATAAACCTGCAGCGTTCCTGCTTGAAAACGTAAAAAATCTTGAACGGCACGATCAGGGCAAAACCTTTGCAACAATCATGCACGTTCTCCGCAAGGAGCTGGGCTATGAAGTCCATACTCGTGTGATCGGTTCAGAGCCGTGGGTGCCGCAGAAGCGCGAGCGTATTTTCATCGTCGGCTTTCTAAGGGAGAGCCGTTTCGATTTTGACGCTCTCTCCGTTCCCGAGGGCAAACGCCCCATGCTGGGCAAGATTCTCGACCCGCATAATGAAGTTGATCCCAAATATACGCTGACCGCGCATTTGTGGGGTTATTTGCAGGACTACAAAAAAAAGCACGAAGCCAAGGGGAATGGATTCGGTTACAGTGTTTTTGGACCAAAAGATGTTACCCGCACCTTGTCCGCACGCTACTACAAGGACGGCTCCGAGGTTCTGATCGCCCAACCACGAAAAAGGCCGCGCCGCCTGACTCCTCGCGAGTGCGCCCGTTTGATGGGCTTTGACGGGCCGAACGAAAATAACTTTAAAATTCCTGTTTCGGATACCCAAGCGTACAAGCAGTTTGGCAACGCCGTCGTCGTTCCGGTCGTGAAGGCCGTTGCGGAACTGATGAAGCCTCACATTCGCTCAGCTCTCGGGGAAGTCGGAACGAATAGCGATGTTGATCAAAGCCTTCTTGATATCAGGAGCCACGCGGCCTGATCATGGCGGACGTCGTCACACCTGATGTCAGAAGCCGGATGATGGCTGGCATCAAAGGCAAGAATACAAAGCCGGAACTGATTATCAGGCGCGGACTTCACGCCAAGGGATTCAGGTTTCGGTTGCATGATCGAAAGCTGCCAGGGAAGCCAGATCTTGTCTTCCCGAAACACTGCGCCGTCATTTTTGTTCACGGGTGTTTCTGGCACGGGCACGATTGCCACTTATTCAAATGGCCGAAGACCAGAGAAGACTTTTGGCGAGCGAAGATCACGCGGAATCGCCAAGTTGACTTCAATGCCTCCCAAGCGCTGCGGAAAGCAGGCTGGCGGGAATGCACGGTTTGGGAATGCGCGCTTAAAGGCCGCCGCCAGCAACCTGTAGAAGCGACTATCCGCGAATGCTGCACATGGCTGCAGTCAAAAGTGGAAAATCTTGACATACGAGGATTGTGCTAATGGGATTTCTTTCTTTGGCTCACATGGAGGCTTACCTTTCAAAGAGTTTGACGAGTCTAAACCAAAACAAACTAAACGGGCTTCGCGCGGAAATTGATTTTCGCACACTTATTGCGAAGCTCGGATTTGAAAGAAGAGTGTCGGCAGGCGGGTGGCTGCTGAGAAATACTCGCGGCAATTTTGGCCATCATATCGTAGCCGTCTTTCCACATGTTATCGAGCCCAACAGAGATTATTCTGGCACTCCGACGACATCAAACATTCCCACCAACCTTCATACCATTTGCGCCACATTTAATCAGTTGGGGATCAAAAGCTATTATGCACACCCGATTATCGATAGCGCCGGCGCTATCGAATGGAAGTTCGTTAGGCTCGGAGTTCCCCACATAGACTCGTTCGTCAGCGCCACTGACCTGATTGCGGGTTTCCACAAACGCCCTCGTCATTACAATTTCTTGCGATATCAAACAGACGCTTCGCAGATTGACCGTGTTCATCTTCCCGACGAATTCTCGAAGGAAAATTTGCGGATATTTCTAAGTTCGCTAATCATGTGCGAGATCGTGGACATTGATGGCATTATTTGGGGAGAGCGGCATACCTATCCGATTGAAATAAAGGAAAAGACGGCGGCACCCGATCCGAATATGGGAGAATTTTTTGGGCTTGATGTCGGCCCATTCGTAAAACTAGCTTTCTATGCTGCAAAAAAAGAAATCTTCACTCCTTGTTTGTCGTGAGAGAAATCATCGATACAACGAGCAGAACGCTCAAGAAATGGCACTATATTACGTTTGATACGTTGGCGCAGTTCGCCTCATGGCAAAAGATCGGAGGCGGAACAACTATGACTGGTGGCAGCAGTACCGTTGTAAGAATCCCAAAAGAGGCGTTCAGCGAACTCACTAGAGAAGCGCTGGAGAAACTCTGATATGTTGAGATTCGCGACGTAGCCATTCACTTCCTGCGGGCCTTCAATCCGCGCGCTCTCCGGCATTGATTTCGGGCTTGCGGCGAAGATCGGCCGGTCCCAATCGCGGGTGCAAGGACGATCAACTGTGTTGCCGTCCCAAGGCCGCCCATGCAGCGCTCGCCCCACCCCTTGCCATTGCCTTTCCCCCTCCCCATTTTCCATTTGCCGGATGTCCCGGCGTTCAAGGCTGAAGCGATCCCGTCGCCGCCATGCTCCCTGACGCCCCGCGCATCACCTGGGGCGCTCGCCTGAAGCGGGCGTTGCTTGGCGCGGATTCAGCCGTCGATTCCGGGCTCTGGTCGCTGACGCGCGCGGCGGGTGACGCCTATGCGCGCTTCCAGATGTTCATGGACCGCTTCCATCTCACCGGCGCCAAAAAGGCGTCGGTCGATCTCGCTTGCGAGGCGCTGACGATGGGCGCGGCCGGCGGCGTCGTGATGATCGCGCTCGCCGCGCCGGCCTTCCGCGAGGCGCCGGAAGAGCTGATGAAGCGGCAGGAGCTCGCGGTCACTTTCCTCGATCGCTACGGCAACGAGGTCGGCAAGCGCGGCATCAAGCATGACGACTCGATTCCGCTCGATGAATTTCCCGATCATTTCATCAAGGCCGCGCTCGCGACCGAGGATCGCCGCTTCTACGAGCATTGGGGCATCGATCCCGTCGGCACGGCGCGCGCGCTGTCGGCCAATTCGCGCGCCGGCGGCGTCGTGCAAGGCGGCTCCTCGATCACGCAGCAGCTCGCGAAGAACCTCTTCCTTAGCAATGAGCGCTCGCTCGAACGCAAGATCAAGGAAGCCTTCCTCGCGCTCTGGCTCGAGACCCGGTTGTCGAAAGACCAGATCCTCAAGCTCTATCTCGATCGCGCCTATATGGGCGGCGGCGCGTTCGGCGCCGCGGCGGCGGCCGAATTCTATTTCGGCAAATCGGTGAAGGACCTCAACCTGGCGGAATCCGCGATGATGGCGGGACTGTTCAAGGCGCCGGCGAGATTCGCGCCGCATATCAACCTGCCGGCCGCGCGCGCCCGCGCCAGCACGGTTCTCTCGAACATGGTGGAGGCCGGCTTCCTCACCGAAGGCCAGGTGCTCGCCGCGCGGCGCAATCCGGCGGCGCCCGTCGATCGCAAGCGCGACGCGACCCCTGACTATTATCTCGACTGGGCGTTCGATCAGATCAAGAAGATGGCGGAAGCCGGCAAGCTCGGCTCCGATCGCGTGCTCACTGTCAAGACGCCGCTCGACCGCGGGCTGCAGCAGAAGGCCGAGCAGGCTCTCGAAAATTCGCTGCGCCAATATGGCGACCAATATAATGTCGGCCAGGGCGCAATCGTCGTGATGGACCTCGATGGCGCCGTGCGCGCCGTCGTTGGCGGCCGCGACTATGGCGCGAGCCAGTTCAATCGCGCGACCGACGCGCTTCGTCAGCCGGGCTCCTCCTTCAAGCCCTTCGTCTATGCGACAGCGATGTCCGATCCGCTCACCGCGGCGAAATACAAGCCTGACTCGATCGTGCGCGACGCGCCCGTCTGCATCGGCAACTGGTGTCCGCGGAATTATTCCGGCGGATTCGCCGGCGCCATTCCGTTGACCGTCGCGTTGGCGAAATCCTACAACACCATTCCCGTCTGGATGTCGCTCGACCTGTCGCCGCGCGACGAGAAAGGCGAGCGCACCTATCGCATGGGGCGCGCCAAGATCATCGCCACGCTGAAAGCGATGGGTTTCACCACCGACATCAAGGACACGCCTTCGCTGCCGATCGGCGCCGTCGACGTCACCGTGATGGATATGACGTCGGGCTATGCGACCATCGCGAATGGCGGCAAGCTTACGCGACCCTACGCTGCGATCGAGATTCACAACAGCGCGGGCGAACTCATCTGGCGACAGGACCGGGACGCTGCGCCGCCAAAGCAGATCCTCTCGCCGCAGGTCGACAGCGATCTCGTCTACATGATGTCGAAGGTGGTCGAAGAAGGCACGGGCCGCCGCGCCATCCTGCCGGGAATCAAGGCGGCGGGAAAAACCGGCACCACGAACGCCTATCGCGACGCCTGGTTCATCGCTTTCACCGGCAATTATGTCGGCGGCGTCTGGATGGGCAATGACGACTACGCCAGCATGGCGACGATGACCGGCGGCACGGTGCCCGCGATGACGTGGCATGAGGTGATGGCCTATGCGCATCAGGGGCTCGACATCAAGCCGATCCCGCTGTTGACGCGGGACCCCGCGCCTCCGCCCGTCCCTGTCGCGGCGCGCGCGCCGAAGACGGATGCGAAAGCCGAGACGCTGGCGCAGCGTCCGGCGACGCTTTCGCGCAAATCGCTCGATGCGCTCGGCGCGCTCGAACAGCAGTTCAAATCGGCCGGCGCTTCAAGGCCGAGCGCGCGGGCGCCGATGCTGCGCGAAGTCGCCGCAGCGCCACAGGACACGCCGCAAATCCTCTCGCCATGAGCGTCGCATCCTCGTCCACGCCGCCCGCTGATCACAGACGCGGCGGCGCCGGCTTCATCATCCGCCTGCTCGCGATCCTCGCCATCGGCGGCGGCCTCGGCCTCTGGTCCGCCGTCTATGCGCTGCAGGATCAGGCGGGCTTCGGGCGCGTCGATATCGGCGCCTGGTCGACCTATCCGCGCGCCGGCGGCTTCGATGTCGATCCCTATGCGCGCGCCGCGATCGCGCGTCGCGGCGAGTTGCCGCTCGGCGCCGGCGAAGGCGTGATGCTGACCGCGATCCGCGATGA carries:
- a CDS encoding PBP1A family penicillin-binding protein, with protein sequence MLPDAPRITWGARLKRALLGADSAVDSGLWSLTRAAGDAYARFQMFMDRFHLTGAKKASVDLACEALTMGAAGGVVMIALAAPAFREAPEELMKRQELAVTFLDRYGNEVGKRGIKHDDSIPLDEFPDHFIKAALATEDRRFYEHWGIDPVGTARALSANSRAGGVVQGGSSITQQLAKNLFLSNERSLERKIKEAFLALWLETRLSKDQILKLYLDRAYMGGGAFGAAAAAEFYFGKSVKDLNLAESAMMAGLFKAPARFAPHINLPAARARASTVLSNMVEAGFLTEGQVLAARRNPAAPVDRKRDATPDYYLDWAFDQIKKMAEAGKLGSDRVLTVKTPLDRGLQQKAEQALENSLRQYGDQYNVGQGAIVVMDLDGAVRAVVGGRDYGASQFNRATDALRQPGSSFKPFVYATAMSDPLTAAKYKPDSIVRDAPVCIGNWCPRNYSGGFAGAIPLTVALAKSYNTIPVWMSLDLSPRDEKGERTYRMGRAKIIATLKAMGFTTDIKDTPSLPIGAVDVTVMDMTSGYATIANGGKLTRPYAAIEIHNSAGELIWRQDRDAAPPKQILSPQVDSDLVYMMSKVVEEGTGRRAILPGIKAAGKTGTTNAYRDAWFIAFTGNYVGGVWMGNDDYASMATMTGGTVPAMTWHEVMAYAHQGLDIKPIPLLTRDPAPPPVPVAARAPKTDAKAETLAQRPATLSRKSLDALGALEQQFKSAGASRPSARAPMLREVAAAPQDTPQILSP